The Pontibacter pudoricolor genome contains a region encoding:
- a CDS encoding VWA domain-containing protein, producing MNSFRLITTYSPWLIVACLAVGVLYAWLLYSKRAPWPKSINYSLAAVRFLVVSFLCFLLLGPMVRYISNTTIKPTIVFAMDNSQSVKLFSDSVQLQQAEAKLQTIVTRLQNAGYETEIRTLSDTTKPATLEQLQFSSPVTNLSQLLQNIRNDYSSQNLAGVVLLSDGIVNQGVSPTYANYNYSIYPVAVGDTVPKKDIVLASLRYNKVTYSGNRFPLEAELEHRGFDGRIVAVTLKENGKPIDRKTIVLKQGQAVQQVPFQVMAGGLGKRHYEVEVMPQQGEFTAINNTKHAYIDVVKGKIKILIAAAAPHPDINALRAAIETNENYETELFIPGLTQLKQLDYDVAILHQLPGRTAGGDAALRLVRQKNIPSLYILGPQSDIQDFNKLNAGVRVSTTGQADEVTTAINPNFSTFKVADEASERLQQYPPASVPFGDYQLAPNTETVLYQQVGRVKTTKPLLTVQTTGNTRNATLLASGTWQWRIAEAANNQNPVVYDKLITNLVQLLSAPRNKKRLNVYPAQNDYTSNDEINFEAEAYNEALEPIYGQNITLKITDEAGQTKSFTFANGENPAGVNIGTLPGGRYTYSATARINGSLQQDKGEFMVEELQLEALHAVADHNLLYQLASNTGSNLYFPGTLDQMEQDILKANHKPVIDSTEDIRDIVDMKWLFFVVLVLITVEWFVRKYNGSY from the coding sequence TTGAACAGTTTCCGACTTATAACCACTTATTCTCCCTGGCTTATAGTTGCCTGCCTGGCGGTAGGCGTTCTGTATGCGTGGCTGCTGTATAGCAAGCGTGCGCCGTGGCCTAAGAGTATAAACTATAGTTTAGCGGCGGTACGTTTCCTGGTAGTGAGCTTTCTGTGCTTTCTGTTGCTGGGGCCTATGGTGCGCTACATCTCCAACACAACTATAAAACCAACTATAGTTTTTGCGATGGATAACTCGCAGTCGGTTAAGCTGTTTTCGGATTCGGTGCAACTGCAGCAGGCAGAGGCAAAATTGCAAACTATAGTTACCAGACTGCAGAACGCCGGCTACGAAACCGAAATACGAACACTAAGCGATACGACTAAACCCGCAACACTGGAGCAACTGCAGTTCTCATCGCCTGTAACCAACCTGAGCCAGCTGTTACAAAACATCCGCAACGATTATAGTAGCCAGAACCTGGCAGGCGTCGTGTTGCTCTCAGACGGTATTGTAAACCAGGGAGTATCGCCAACTTACGCCAACTATAACTATAGCATTTACCCGGTAGCTGTCGGCGACACCGTTCCTAAAAAGGATATTGTTTTAGCATCGTTGCGTTACAATAAAGTTACCTATAGTGGCAATCGTTTTCCGCTGGAAGCCGAGTTGGAGCATCGCGGGTTTGATGGGCGGATAGTAGCAGTTACGTTGAAAGAGAATGGTAAACCGATAGACCGTAAAACTATAGTTTTAAAGCAGGGGCAGGCTGTGCAGCAGGTGCCTTTCCAGGTAATGGCGGGTGGCTTGGGTAAGCGTCATTACGAAGTGGAAGTAATGCCGCAGCAGGGCGAGTTTACAGCCATCAACAACACCAAACATGCTTATATTGATGTAGTAAAAGGTAAGATAAAGATTCTGATCGCCGCCGCAGCCCCGCACCCGGATATTAATGCCCTGCGTGCTGCCATCGAGACCAATGAAAACTACGAAACAGAACTGTTTATACCAGGCCTGACGCAGCTGAAGCAGTTGGATTATGATGTGGCTATTCTGCACCAGTTGCCCGGCAGAACAGCCGGTGGTGATGCTGCCTTGCGATTAGTGCGGCAGAAAAATATTCCCAGCCTTTATATTCTGGGTCCGCAAAGCGATATCCAGGATTTCAATAAACTAAATGCCGGCGTAAGAGTCAGTACAACCGGGCAAGCCGACGAAGTAACTACGGCTATTAACCCTAATTTCAGTACGTTTAAAGTGGCTGATGAAGCATCAGAGCGGTTGCAGCAATATCCACCTGCATCTGTTCCTTTCGGCGATTACCAACTGGCACCAAACACTGAGACTGTACTATACCAGCAGGTTGGCCGCGTAAAAACAACCAAACCCTTACTAACCGTACAAACAACTGGCAATACCCGCAACGCCACGCTGCTTGCATCCGGCACCTGGCAATGGCGCATTGCTGAAGCAGCCAACAATCAGAATCCGGTCGTTTACGATAAGCTCATTACCAACCTGGTGCAATTGCTGAGTGCGCCTCGTAACAAGAAGCGCCTGAACGTTTACCCTGCCCAGAACGACTATACCAGCAACGATGAGATCAACTTTGAAGCCGAAGCCTACAACGAAGCCTTAGAACCGATCTATGGGCAAAATATTACCTTAAAGATAACAGACGAAGCAGGGCAGACAAAGTCGTTTACGTTTGCTAACGGTGAGAACCCGGCGGGCGTAAATATCGGTACCTTACCCGGCGGGCGCTATACCTACTCAGCCACTGCCCGCATCAATGGTTCCCTTCAACAGGATAAGGGTGAATTTATGGTGGAGGAATTGCAACTGGAAGCCCTGCACGCTGTAGCAGACCATAACCTGCTTTATCAACTCGCCAGCAACACAGGTTCAAATCTTTACTTCCCCGGTACTTTAGACCAAATGGAGCAGGATATCCTAAAAGCCAACCATAAACCCGTTATCGACAGCACGGAAGATATCCGTGATATTGTAGATATGAAATGGCTGTTCTTTGTAGTGTTGGTGCTGATTACTGTTGAGTGGTTTGTAAGGAAGTATAATGGGAGTTATTAA
- a CDS encoding SH3 domain-containing protein codes for MLSFLKPAYSQEHKISYAEADSLFQRQHYTEALTLYEQILEKEQRYSPQMLLKMAYIKEGLRDYTGAMYYLHLFYTKQPSRSVLKKMEELAQAHRLSGYEYNDLQFFKTQFSKYYMRMLELMLLAAVVTVTVMVVSWRKGHKFTGTFKTGFVLYLLFILYYINFLNLGRGGIIKNDQVAIMSAPSAGANWVATVSQGHKVPVTGEQDIWYEIKWKGETAYIRKNNLLQLP; via the coding sequence TTGCTCTCGTTTTTAAAACCAGCTTATAGTCAGGAACATAAAATTTCGTATGCTGAAGCAGATTCTTTGTTTCAGCGGCAGCATTATACCGAAGCGCTAACTTTATACGAGCAAATCCTGGAAAAAGAGCAACGCTACTCGCCGCAAATGTTGCTGAAAATGGCGTATATTAAAGAAGGCCTGCGTGATTACACCGGCGCCATGTATTACCTGCACCTGTTCTACACCAAGCAACCCAGCAGATCGGTGCTTAAAAAGATGGAGGAGCTGGCACAGGCACACCGCCTGAGCGGCTATGAATACAACGACCTGCAGTTCTTTAAGACACAGTTCAGCAAATACTACATGCGCATGCTGGAGCTAATGCTGCTGGCTGCTGTGGTAACCGTAACAGTTATGGTTGTAAGCTGGCGGAAAGGGCATAAGTTTACCGGTACGTTTAAAACCGGCTTTGTGCTGTACCTGCTGTTCATTCTCTACTATATCAATTTCCTGAACCTGGGCCGCGGAGGTATCATTAAGAACGACCAGGTAGCCATTATGTCTGCCCCATCGGCAGGGGCAAACTGGGTCGCTACTGTTTCGCAGGGCCACAAAGTACCTGTTACCGGCGAGCAGGATATCTGGTACGAGATAAAATGGAAAGGCGAAACCGCGTACATCCGTAAAAACAACCTGCTGCAATTACCTTAA